The Pseudobacteriovorax antillogorgiicola genome has a window encoding:
- the polA gene encoding DNA polymerase I codes for MAKIKRFFIVDVMAMAYRTFFALGSSQLSRKDGLPTGAIYGSAMFLNKLLQEEQPDYLAFVSDAPGPTFRHEIYKDYKAHRDEAPADLKAQIPHIFDLITRFGFDAIQEKGYEADDLIGTFASKFASEKVHIYIVSGDKDFYQLVSDRVFLYAPKRNDRIEIVDIEGVYKKFSCTPEQVIDCLALIGDSSDNVPGVKGIGEKGAAQLIEAYGSLEGIYENLEKITAKRQRNGLENYRGDAFLSKELVTIDRKVPIPFKLKDFACDAMTVAHRPEILNFYESMEFKGLARKITKAVAPEEGTGKEVDDRNKSLPRASRSAKVVTVTDDQMADFLSNLQEGSPISVWVEFDGDTMPSRRLRKIWISHLKQNLCYEVPQDSDERLISMTYISTLFGDRNHIKVGYDLKRVAQALYNEDLSFELPIVDIQVVAYLIDPNENRQSWEHLLDRYLGVLPESGQESSQLLRLYNEMMSHLRRMNLESVLDEIEMPLLPVLAKMEFRGVAIDASYLMDYSRDLNKKVRSLEKRIYKEAGQEFNINSTKQLAEIMFDDLAIHEELGVKKIKKTKTGYSTDESVLTSLSAHPLPKLVLEYRMLTKLKSTWIDSLPQHIDSQSDRVHASFHQTVAATGRLSSDKPNLQNIPMRTDEGRLIRKAFVASKGYLLLSADYSQVEIRLLAGMANESHLIEAFKNGEDIHTATAAKIFGIAPEDVDVNIRSRAKAVNFGILYGMGPQRLAQETGVSLTEAKDFIQKYFAAYPGIKSFTDGLIQSAKTHGYTTTITGRRRPVPGLADGNRAVAARAENIAVNSPIQGSAADIIKIAMIRIHADLERERLKAYLIMQVHDELIVECHQDDADKVAAIIKVGMEEAVKFPVPLIVEQGQGRTWYDAH; via the coding sequence ATGGCGAAAATCAAGCGTTTTTTTATAGTTGATGTTATGGCAATGGCCTATCGTACCTTCTTTGCTCTGGGGAGTAGCCAGCTATCTCGTAAGGATGGATTGCCCACTGGTGCGATCTATGGCAGCGCCATGTTCCTTAACAAGCTGCTTCAGGAGGAGCAACCAGATTATCTTGCATTCGTGAGTGATGCTCCTGGCCCCACCTTCAGGCACGAGATCTATAAGGACTACAAAGCCCATCGGGATGAAGCGCCAGCGGATTTAAAAGCCCAAATTCCCCACATCTTCGATCTCATTACGCGGTTTGGTTTTGATGCCATTCAAGAAAAAGGCTACGAAGCTGACGATCTGATCGGAACCTTTGCTAGTAAGTTCGCATCTGAGAAAGTTCATATCTACATCGTTTCGGGCGATAAGGATTTCTATCAGCTAGTAAGCGACCGTGTTTTTCTCTATGCTCCTAAACGCAACGATCGGATTGAAATTGTTGATATTGAAGGTGTCTATAAAAAATTCTCGTGCACTCCAGAGCAGGTGATCGACTGCCTTGCCTTGATTGGCGATTCGTCGGACAACGTTCCAGGAGTTAAAGGCATTGGTGAAAAGGGCGCTGCGCAATTGATTGAGGCTTACGGTAGCCTTGAAGGGATTTATGAAAACCTGGAGAAGATCACTGCTAAAAGGCAGCGAAACGGTTTGGAGAACTATCGGGGTGATGCTTTCTTATCCAAGGAGCTTGTCACGATTGATCGAAAGGTTCCCATTCCATTTAAACTAAAAGATTTTGCTTGCGATGCCATGACTGTTGCTCATCGACCCGAGATTTTGAATTTCTATGAAAGTATGGAATTTAAAGGGCTAGCACGGAAAATCACTAAGGCAGTTGCTCCCGAGGAGGGCACAGGAAAGGAGGTTGACGACAGGAACAAGAGCTTACCTCGTGCTAGCAGATCTGCAAAAGTAGTCACAGTAACTGATGATCAGATGGCTGATTTTCTTTCAAACTTACAAGAAGGAAGCCCAATTAGTGTCTGGGTCGAATTTGATGGTGACACCATGCCGTCGCGAAGGTTACGAAAGATTTGGATCAGTCACCTGAAACAGAATCTATGCTATGAAGTACCGCAAGATAGCGATGAACGCCTCATATCGATGACCTATATCAGCACCTTATTTGGTGATCGTAATCATATAAAGGTTGGCTACGATTTGAAACGAGTCGCTCAAGCCCTCTACAATGAAGACTTGTCCTTTGAGCTGCCGATTGTTGATATACAGGTCGTTGCATATCTCATTGATCCTAACGAAAATCGTCAGTCATGGGAACATCTTCTGGATCGCTATCTTGGTGTTCTTCCAGAGTCAGGGCAGGAGTCGTCTCAACTGCTTCGGCTTTACAATGAGATGATGAGCCATCTTAGACGGATGAATCTTGAGAGCGTTTTAGATGAAATTGAAATGCCTCTCCTTCCTGTACTCGCCAAGATGGAGTTTCGAGGAGTAGCCATTGATGCGTCTTATCTGATGGATTACTCAAGAGACCTAAACAAGAAGGTTCGAAGTTTAGAGAAAAGAATCTATAAGGAGGCGGGTCAGGAATTCAATATCAACTCCACCAAACAGCTCGCCGAAATTATGTTCGACGATCTGGCGATCCATGAGGAGCTTGGTGTTAAAAAGATTAAAAAAACCAAGACGGGATATTCCACTGATGAGTCTGTTCTGACGAGTCTTTCCGCTCATCCCCTACCAAAGCTCGTGCTTGAGTACCGAATGCTGACCAAGCTTAAATCTACTTGGATCGACTCTCTTCCCCAGCATATAGACAGTCAGTCTGATCGCGTTCATGCAAGCTTCCATCAAACAGTGGCGGCGACTGGGCGCTTAAGTTCTGATAAACCTAATCTACAGAATATTCCTATGCGCACTGATGAAGGACGCCTGATCCGCAAGGCTTTTGTTGCTTCGAAGGGGTATTTGTTACTTTCAGCAGATTACTCCCAGGTGGAAATCCGCTTGTTGGCGGGCATGGCGAATGAAAGCCATCTGATCGAAGCCTTTAAAAACGGCGAGGATATTCATACCGCCACTGCTGCAAAGATCTTTGGTATCGCACCTGAAGACGTTGATGTGAACATCCGTTCACGAGCGAAAGCTGTAAACTTTGGAATTCTTTACGGAATGGGTCCCCAGAGGCTTGCTCAGGAAACGGGGGTTTCTCTGACTGAGGCCAAGGACTTTATTCAAAAGTACTTTGCTGCCTATCCAGGGATCAAAAGCTTCACAGATGGTTTGATTCAGTCTGCAAAAACTCATGGTTATACGACCACTATCACTGGTCGTCGTCGCCCCGTCCCCGGCTTGGCTGATGGCAATCGGGCAGTGGCAGCTCGGGCTGAAAATATTGCTGTAAACTCACCGATTCAAGGGAGCGCTGCCGATATTATTAAGATAGCTATGATTCGTATTCACGCAGATCTAGAGCGAGAGCGATTGAAGGCCTATCTCATCATGCAGGTTCACGATGAATTGATAGTTGAATGTCACCAGGATGATGCTGACAAGGTAGCAGCGATTATCAAAGTGGGAATGGAGGAGGCTGTGAAGTTTCCGGTTCCACTCATTGTAGAGCAGGGGCAAGGGCGTACATGGTACGATGCTCACTAA
- a CDS encoding DUF72 domain-containing protein, which translates to MIKSLKVGVSGWTYDGWKGSFYPQSLKPKDQLSWASRKVKTIEINGTFYRLQKPSDYENWYDDTPDGFIFAIKAPRYITHVCGLKDCKTPVANFLANGLFCLEDKLGPILWQLPPQGHFGPHVLEFMKHLPQDAEQALALARKHDDKVADRNYLTISNKVTIRHAIEIRNPSFMKDSLLECAVANNIAIVYTESAERWPNPAISTADFVYARFHAPESLYPEGYEPDDLLALKKELTSLAETRKASEAFVFFDNGFKDSAPRDAQSFARLWHDENRQVV; encoded by the coding sequence ATGATTAAAAGTCTAAAAGTTGGGGTTTCAGGCTGGACCTACGATGGCTGGAAAGGCAGCTTTTACCCCCAAAGTTTAAAGCCAAAGGACCAACTTTCCTGGGCCAGTCGCAAGGTAAAAACCATCGAAATCAATGGGACTTTCTATCGCCTACAGAAGCCTTCAGACTACGAAAATTGGTACGATGATACCCCAGACGGCTTTATATTTGCGATCAAAGCCCCACGATATATTACTCATGTCTGTGGCCTAAAAGACTGCAAGACTCCGGTGGCGAACTTTCTCGCAAACGGCCTGTTTTGCCTTGAAGATAAATTGGGGCCCATCCTTTGGCAACTGCCACCTCAAGGTCATTTTGGCCCTCACGTTCTCGAATTTATGAAACATTTGCCGCAAGATGCTGAGCAAGCTCTTGCGCTAGCTCGGAAACACGATGACAAGGTAGCTGATCGAAATTATCTCACCATCTCGAACAAGGTCACCATCCGCCATGCCATTGAGATTCGCAACCCTAGTTTTATGAAGGACTCGTTGCTAGAGTGTGCAGTGGCAAACAATATCGCAATAGTTTATACAGAATCTGCGGAGCGTTGGCCGAACCCTGCCATCAGCACCGCTGATTTCGTCTATGCTCGTTTTCACGCTCCTGAAAGCCTCTACCCTGAAGGCTACGAACCAGATGATCTACTCGCCTTGAAGAAGGAGTTGACTAGTCTGGCAGAGACCAGGAAAGCTTCCGAAGCATTTGTTTTTTTTGATAACGGATTTAAGGACTCTGCGCCGCGGGATGCCCAGTCCTTTGCAAGGCTCTGGCACGATGAAAACCGGCAGGTCGTTTAA
- a CDS encoding DUF1585 domain-containing protein codes for MLKVLRFLLSTSFVVASGSVYATTEATDLFCQKYPKATACADKPTSCGVCHAGPPSLNDFGQNIKMELDGTITESLLVALDKLEDGDSDQDGATNIDEILNGGEPGNKSVQPAGEINVEYDIALAYKRMKSVFCGTSASYQDMKQLEAEGATFLHNELTQCLEGAYWKDEALHRIADAKIQPLATIGYGGNVVIGDYRWDYWLYSYVMTGDRDARELLSATYHIDGRTGEKIEGNVRREEGATLGERIVIAGGQPLAANRRAGMMTTQWFISNFTMFAELPRNTASQVYRAYLGLDIAKGEGLTPVPGEPRDVDNKNIAQPACAVCHSTLDPLAYAYSTYNGIDPVNAFLFNSIGTYNAGRQPWESDGAIFGQPVNDLLEWAEVARNSDAFKKNLVKDIFHYALSRDPFAHEADEFKALWEGLPEDAYSVNKMIHKFVDTKAFGGRVVK; via the coding sequence ATGTTAAAAGTTTTGAGGTTTCTGCTATCCACCAGCTTCGTCGTGGCATCGGGATCGGTGTATGCTACAACCGAAGCAACAGATCTTTTCTGTCAGAAGTATCCAAAAGCAACAGCCTGTGCTGACAAACCAACGTCCTGTGGTGTTTGCCATGCCGGACCACCATCACTTAATGACTTCGGTCAGAACATCAAAATGGAGCTTGACGGCACCATTACTGAATCCCTGCTTGTTGCTCTAGATAAGCTCGAAGACGGTGATAGCGATCAAGACGGGGCTACCAACATCGACGAAATTCTAAACGGCGGCGAGCCAGGAAATAAATCTGTGCAGCCCGCTGGTGAAATCAATGTCGAGTATGATATTGCATTAGCATACAAGCGGATGAAGTCTGTGTTTTGCGGAACCTCAGCTAGCTACCAAGATATGAAGCAGTTGGAAGCAGAAGGTGCAACATTCCTCCATAATGAATTAACTCAGTGTTTGGAAGGTGCCTACTGGAAGGATGAGGCCTTGCATCGAATTGCTGATGCGAAGATTCAGCCGCTTGCTACCATCGGCTACGGCGGCAATGTTGTGATCGGTGACTATCGTTGGGACTATTGGCTCTATTCTTACGTGATGACTGGCGATCGCGATGCCCGCGAGCTACTTTCTGCAACCTACCACATAGATGGCCGAACTGGTGAAAAGATTGAAGGCAACGTAAGGCGAGAAGAAGGTGCAACCCTCGGTGAGCGCATCGTCATTGCTGGTGGCCAGCCCCTTGCTGCGAACCGTCGTGCAGGTATGATGACAACCCAGTGGTTTATTTCTAACTTCACCATGTTTGCGGAGTTGCCAAGAAATACCGCCTCTCAGGTTTATCGGGCTTATCTTGGGCTTGATATAGCCAAGGGTGAAGGCTTGACACCGGTTCCAGGAGAACCAAGGGATGTGGATAACAAGAATATCGCGCAGCCAGCCTGTGCCGTCTGTCACAGTACTCTAGATCCACTTGCTTATGCATATTCAACTTATAACGGAATTGACCCGGTCAATGCGTTCTTGTTCAACTCAATAGGTACCTACAATGCAGGTCGCCAGCCTTGGGAATCAGATGGTGCGATCTTTGGCCAGCCAGTGAATGACCTCCTTGAGTGGGCTGAAGTCGCTAGAAATTCCGATGCGTTTAAGAAAAATCTTGTCAAAGACATCTTTCACTATGCACTCTCTCGTGACCCATTTGCTCATGAAGCGGATGAGTTCAAAGCTCTATGGGAAGGTCTTCCAGAAGATGCATATTCAGTGAATAAGATGATCCACAAATTTGTTGATACCAAAGCCTTTGGTGGGAGGGTTGTAAAATGA